From the Microbacterium sp. W4I4 genome, one window contains:
- a CDS encoding transcription antiterminator, whose amino-acid sequence MTPESLGTPRGRLHRLTRTLIDEADGIDVYDTALALHVSETTLENDLARVRALLDGSDVRLERDRDRLRLRGDEHSLRRLLSRLAQDEMDAGPLRADALQRALAPEAVPARAVGPFKAELVRELGALGYFVNELAISDVLLHITIAAERVAVGRALEERAGVADDATTAVGESIARLAQQHFGVALGDGDREHLANLVLTRVVTPGEQAHRRAARSTDPVVEQAVRAEIEEAARDYQVDLVDDAFIERLTLHVQNLLRRSQEQAWTRNPLTQSLKASYPMIFDVAVSIASGLHDRLGVPLQEDEIAYIAMHVGGRLERSRAADAILTATIVCPGYQELQELLRSSVDRSLGRLIEVVRVDTSVDPDWSSLDTDLVLSTIPVAGADERIVRISPFLAEADIERVQQAAARIRRARRLSRLREELQRYFSPEAFVVPVPDAGQEQIIRLLGGRLAAAGLIGEDYIENTIARERMSSTAFTDALAVPHALQMTAQRTAIAIGIADGSVAWGGGRVQVVALAAFSEGDREAFQTVFEQLVEVFSERDSVQRIVRRSSAFDEFLDELVAVIDG is encoded by the coding sequence GTGACACCGGAGTCCCTGGGCACGCCGCGCGGGCGCCTGCACCGCCTGACCCGCACGCTCATCGATGAGGCGGACGGCATCGACGTGTACGACACCGCCCTGGCCCTGCACGTCAGCGAGACGACCCTCGAGAACGACCTGGCCCGCGTCCGGGCGCTGCTGGACGGCAGCGACGTCCGGCTGGAACGAGACCGCGATCGCCTCCGGCTGCGCGGCGACGAGCACTCGCTGCGCCGGCTGCTGAGCAGGCTCGCGCAGGATGAGATGGACGCCGGGCCCCTGCGCGCCGACGCCCTGCAGCGGGCACTCGCGCCCGAGGCGGTACCTGCCCGCGCGGTCGGACCGTTCAAGGCGGAGCTGGTGCGCGAGCTCGGCGCGCTCGGCTACTTCGTCAACGAGCTGGCCATCAGCGACGTGCTGCTGCACATCACCATCGCCGCCGAGCGGGTCGCGGTCGGCCGGGCACTCGAGGAGCGCGCCGGCGTCGCGGATGACGCGACCACCGCTGTCGGCGAGTCGATCGCGCGGCTCGCGCAGCAGCACTTCGGCGTCGCGCTCGGCGACGGCGATCGCGAGCACCTGGCCAACCTGGTGCTGACACGCGTGGTCACGCCGGGGGAGCAGGCGCACCGCCGCGCCGCGCGCAGCACGGATCCGGTGGTCGAGCAGGCGGTCCGCGCCGAGATCGAGGAGGCCGCGCGCGATTATCAGGTCGACCTCGTCGACGATGCGTTCATCGAGCGGCTCACCCTGCACGTGCAGAACCTGCTGCGGCGCTCGCAGGAGCAGGCCTGGACGCGCAATCCGCTCACCCAGTCGCTGAAGGCGTCGTATCCGATGATCTTCGACGTCGCCGTCTCGATCGCCAGCGGCCTGCACGACCGCCTCGGCGTGCCGCTGCAGGAGGACGAGATCGCGTACATCGCGATGCATGTCGGCGGACGTCTGGAGCGCAGCAGGGCGGCGGATGCCATCCTCACCGCGACCATCGTCTGCCCCGGCTACCAGGAGCTGCAGGAGCTGCTGCGCTCCAGCGTGGACCGCTCGCTCGGCCGCCTCATCGAGGTCGTGCGGGTGGACACCAGCGTGGACCCGGACTGGTCGTCGCTGGACACGGATCTCGTGCTCAGCACGATCCCCGTGGCCGGTGCCGACGAGCGCATCGTGCGCATCAGTCCGTTCCTCGCCGAGGCCGACATCGAGCGCGTGCAGCAGGCGGCCGCCCGCATCCGCAGGGCGCGACGGCTGAGCAGGCTCCGTGAAGAGCTGCAGCGCTATTTCTCGCCCGAGGCCTTCGTCGTCCCCGTTCCGGACGCGGGTCAGGAGCAGATCATCCGACTGCTGGGCGGGCGGCTGGCGGCGGCCGGGCTGATCGGCGAGGACTACATCGAGAACACGATCGCCCGTGAGCGGATGTCCTCCACCGCATTCACGGATGCGCTGGCCGTGCCGCACGCCCTGCAGATGACCGCACAGCGCACCGCGATCGCGATCGGCATCGCCGACGGTTCCGTCGCCTGGGGTGGCGGACGGGTGCAGGTGGTGGCGCTCGCCGCGTTCAGCGAGGGCGATCGCGAGGCGTTCCAGACGGTCTTCGAGCAGCTCGTGGAGGTGTTCAGCGAGCGCGACAGCGTGCAGCGCATCGTGCGCCGCTCAAGCGCCTTCGACGAGTTCCTGGACGAGCTCGTCGCCGTGATCGACGGCTGA
- a CDS encoding NAD(P)H-quinone dehydrogenase: MEYMSQTSFANRQSVAVLGGGPGGYEAALAAAQLGAEVTLVERVGVGGSAVLTDVVPSKSLIATADAAVAISEATDLGVQFYAKGGDGKPLKPEIAINLAAVNKRLVALAGQQSEDMRATLLEAGVRILSGHGRLEGPNAIVVATGPGGTDFDRVEADTVVVSVGASPRELDSAKPDGERILTWTQLYDMKALPEHLIVVGSGVTGAEFASAYMNLGAKVTLISSRDQVLPGEDRDAAKVLEKVFKRGGMQVLSKSRAEKVERTDDGVMVTLSDGRTVEGSHCLMAVGSIPNTAGIGLEEAGIELTESGHVRVNRVARTSVPNVYAVGDCTNFFPLASVASMQGRTAVFHALGDIVIPLEVRKITANIFTAPEIATVGFSEADIENGLADGFAYKLPLAANPRAKMMGIKDGFVKVIARKGSGTVIGGVIVAPKASELIYPLAIAVERRLNVDQVSRVFAAYPSLSTSITDATRAMHVVNFG, encoded by the coding sequence ATGGAGTACATGTCTCAGACTTCCTTCGCCAACAGGCAGAGCGTGGCCGTCCTCGGTGGCGGCCCCGGCGGGTACGAAGCAGCACTCGCCGCTGCGCAGCTGGGGGCCGAGGTGACCCTCGTCGAGCGCGTCGGCGTCGGCGGCTCCGCGGTGCTCACGGATGTGGTGCCCTCGAAGAGCCTCATCGCCACGGCGGATGCCGCTGTCGCCATCTCCGAGGCGACCGACCTGGGCGTGCAGTTCTACGCGAAGGGCGGCGACGGCAAGCCGCTGAAGCCCGAGATCGCGATCAATCTGGCGGCCGTCAACAAGCGGCTGGTCGCCCTCGCGGGCCAGCAGTCCGAGGATATGCGGGCCACGCTCCTCGAGGCGGGGGTGCGCATCCTGTCCGGCCACGGCCGACTCGAGGGGCCGAATGCGATCGTCGTGGCGACCGGTCCCGGTGGCACGGACTTCGACCGCGTCGAGGCCGATACCGTGGTCGTGTCGGTGGGCGCCTCTCCGCGCGAGCTGGATTCGGCCAAGCCCGATGGTGAGCGCATCCTCACCTGGACGCAGCTGTACGACATGAAGGCGCTGCCCGAGCACCTGATCGTGGTGGGCTCGGGCGTCACCGGCGCCGAGTTCGCCTCGGCGTACATGAACCTCGGAGCAAAGGTCACCCTGATCTCCAGCCGTGACCAGGTGCTTCCCGGTGAGGACAGGGACGCCGCGAAGGTGCTCGAGAAGGTCTTCAAGCGCGGCGGCATGCAGGTGCTCTCGAAGTCCCGCGCCGAGAAGGTCGAGCGCACCGATGACGGCGTGATGGTGACGCTGTCGGACGGCCGCACCGTCGAGGGCAGTCACTGCCTGATGGCGGTCGGCTCGATCCCGAACACCGCCGGCATCGGGCTGGAGGAGGCCGGCATCGAGCTGACCGAGTCCGGTCACGTGCGGGTCAACCGTGTGGCGCGCACCTCGGTTCCGAACGTGTACGCGGTCGGAGACTGCACGAACTTCTTCCCCCTGGCCTCCGTCGCCTCGATGCAGGGCCGCACCGCGGTGTTCCACGCGCTCGGCGACATCGTCATCCCGCTCGAGGTGCGCAAGATCACGGCGAACATCTTCACCGCCCCCGAGATCGCGACCGTCGGATTCTCGGAGGCGGACATCGAGAACGGCCTTGCGGACGGCTTCGCCTACAAGCTGCCGCTGGCGGCGAACCCGCGCGCGAAGATGATGGGCATCAAGGACGGCTTCGTGAAGGTCATCGCCCGCAAGGGGTCGGGAACGGTGATCGGCGGCGTGATCGTGGCGCCGAAGGCATCCGAGCTGATCTACCCGCTGGCGATCGCTGTCGAGCGCCGGCTGAACGTCGACCAGGTCTCGCGCGTGTTCGCCGCCTACCCCTCGCTGTCCACGAGCATCACGGACGCGACCCGGGCGATGCACGTCGTGAACTTCGGCTGA
- a CDS encoding HPr family phosphocarrier protein, which translates to MTATSRTVRVGSSHGLHARPAKLFAQKAKEAGIPVTIAKDSGKAVNAASILAVVALGIDFGDHVVLTADGENAEDVLDALAEVLTTDHDEAA; encoded by the coding sequence ATGACCGCCACCTCCCGCACCGTACGCGTCGGATCCTCGCACGGCCTGCACGCCCGCCCTGCCAAGCTGTTCGCGCAGAAGGCCAAGGAGGCCGGCATCCCCGTCACCATCGCCAAGGACTCCGGCAAGGCGGTCAACGCGGCAAGCATCCTCGCCGTCGTCGCACTGGGCATCGACTTCGGCGACCATGTCGTCCTCACCGCCGACGGCGAGAACGCCGAAGACGTGCTGGACGCGCTCGCCGAGGTGCTCACCACCGATCACGACGAGGCGGCATGA
- a CDS encoding biotin carboxylase N-terminal domain-containing protein yields MPAIAKVLIANRGEIAVRIIRAAQDSGISSVAVYADQDRDAMHARLADEAYALEGSTSADTYLQIDKILSIARRSGADAVHPGYGFLAENADFARAVIGAGMIWVGPSPEAIEALGDKVTARHVAEKVGAPLAPGTPGPVETAEEVVAFAKEVGLPIAIKAAYGGGGRGLKVARELDEVAEMFESATREAVAAFGRGECFVEKYLDKPRHVETQCLADASGNVVVISTRDCSLQRRHQKLVEEAPAPFLTDEQNAQLYSASKAILKEVGYVGAGTCEFLIGADGTVSFLEVNTRLQVEHPVSEEITGIDLVREQFRIAAGGTIDYDDPTPVGHSFEFRINGEDPGRGFLPQPGPIKIFKTFGGPGVRLDSGVTAGDTVSGAFDSLLAKIIVTGRDRAQALERARRALDEFEVAGMPTVLPFHRKVVRDAAFTAEDGRFGVYTRWIETEFVNDIPAWDGELDDPAVAPGRHTVVVEVGGRRLEVSLPDRVTASVAGTAGRPVAVPPSRRTHASGANSGASGDAVKSPMQATIVKVAVEEGQQVVKGDLVVVLEAMKMEQPLQAHKDGVVGNISAAAGTTVSAGHQLLTIS; encoded by the coding sequence ATGCCTGCTATCGCCAAGGTCCTCATCGCCAACCGCGGCGAGATCGCCGTACGCATCATCCGTGCCGCTCAGGACTCCGGGATCTCGTCCGTCGCCGTGTACGCCGACCAGGACCGCGACGCCATGCACGCGCGCCTCGCCGACGAGGCCTACGCGCTCGAAGGCTCCACGAGCGCCGACACCTACCTGCAGATCGACAAGATCCTGTCGATCGCGCGCCGCTCCGGCGCCGACGCCGTGCACCCCGGTTACGGGTTCCTGGCCGAGAACGCCGATTTCGCCCGCGCGGTGATCGGTGCGGGCATGATCTGGGTCGGCCCGTCGCCCGAGGCCATCGAGGCCCTCGGTGACAAGGTGACCGCGCGTCACGTCGCCGAGAAGGTCGGTGCGCCCCTGGCCCCCGGAACCCCCGGACCGGTCGAGACCGCCGAAGAGGTCGTCGCCTTCGCGAAGGAGGTCGGTCTGCCGATCGCCATCAAGGCGGCGTACGGCGGCGGCGGGCGAGGGCTCAAGGTCGCCCGCGAGTTGGACGAGGTCGCCGAGATGTTCGAGTCGGCCACTCGTGAGGCCGTTGCGGCCTTCGGCCGCGGCGAGTGCTTCGTCGAGAAGTACCTCGACAAGCCCCGTCACGTCGAGACGCAGTGCCTTGCGGATGCCTCCGGCAACGTCGTCGTCATCTCCACCCGGGACTGCTCGCTGCAGCGTCGCCACCAGAAGCTCGTCGAAGAGGCGCCGGCGCCGTTCCTCACCGACGAGCAGAACGCGCAGCTGTACAGCGCGTCGAAGGCCATCCTCAAGGAGGTCGGCTACGTCGGCGCTGGCACCTGCGAGTTCCTCATCGGCGCCGACGGCACCGTGTCCTTCCTCGAGGTGAACACCCGCCTGCAGGTCGAGCACCCGGTCTCCGAGGAGATCACCGGCATAGACCTGGTGCGCGAACAGTTCCGTATCGCCGCGGGCGGCACCATCGACTACGACGACCCGACGCCGGTCGGCCACTCCTTCGAGTTCCGCATCAACGGCGAGGACCCGGGCCGCGGGTTCCTCCCCCAGCCGGGACCGATCAAGATCTTCAAGACGTTCGGCGGACCCGGCGTGCGCCTGGACTCCGGCGTCACCGCGGGCGACACCGTCTCGGGCGCGTTCGACTCGCTGCTGGCGAAGATCATCGTCACCGGTCGCGACCGGGCCCAGGCGCTGGAGCGCGCCCGCCGCGCCCTCGACGAGTTCGAGGTCGCCGGCATGCCCACCGTCCTCCCGTTCCACCGCAAGGTCGTCCGCGACGCCGCGTTCACCGCCGAGGACGGCCGGTTCGGCGTGTACACGCGCTGGATCGAGACCGAGTTCGTCAACGACATCCCGGCCTGGGACGGCGAGCTGGACGACCCGGCCGTCGCGCCCGGCCGCCACACCGTCGTCGTCGAGGTCGGTGGCCGCCGCCTCGAGGTCAGCCTGCCCGACCGCGTGACCGCGTCGGTCGCCGGCACCGCGGGCCGTCCTGTGGCCGTGCCGCCGTCGCGACGCACGCACGCCAGCGGCGCCAACTCGGGGGCCTCCGGCGATGCCGTGAAGTCGCCGATGCAGGCCACGATCGTCAAGGTCGCCGTCGAAGAGGGCCAGCAGGTCGTCAAGGGCGACCTGGTCGTCGTGCTCGAGGCCATGAAGATGGAGCAGCCGCTGCAAGCGCACAAGGACGGCGTGGTCGGCAACATCAGCGCCGCCGCCGGGACCACGGTCTCGGCCGGGCACCAGCTGCTCACGATCAGCTGA
- a CDS encoding class I SAM-dependent RNA methyltransferase yields MTSSQLTLDLDITGIAHGGTFIARHEGRVVFVPDAIPGERVRVRIADPGSDADAKRFWRAETLEVLEASPHRRPHVWAEADVSRAPEDRVGGADLGHIALDEQRVLKRRVLQEALDKFAGPGIEAPEVKAVDGGDGTGWRTRVSLHVDADGHVGPFAARSHRVIDVATMPLARAAVAEAAFALRAQKPGRVDLVEPADGRVRVLPRPEGARRGRQETIFEVAGGRRFAVDANGFWQVHPHAAETLQNAVADVVAGRIDPDATHFDLYGGVGLFAATLGQYGAGDIVTVESDRRATEHASANLQEFDAHPVTARVDRFLAGLPDTTRAGAIVLDPPRAGAGREVVESIHALNPEAVVYVACDPVALARDLGTFRGLGWKAESVSAFDLFPHSHHFEAVALLTR; encoded by the coding sequence ATGACCTCCTCGCAGCTCACGCTGGACCTCGACATCACCGGCATCGCGCACGGCGGCACGTTCATCGCCCGCCATGAAGGGCGGGTCGTCTTCGTGCCGGACGCCATCCCCGGCGAGCGGGTGCGGGTGCGCATCGCCGATCCCGGCTCGGATGCCGACGCCAAGCGCTTCTGGCGCGCCGAGACCCTCGAGGTGCTCGAGGCGTCGCCGCACCGTCGCCCGCACGTGTGGGCGGAGGCCGACGTGTCGCGCGCGCCGGAGGACCGCGTGGGCGGAGCCGACCTCGGGCACATCGCGCTCGACGAGCAGCGGGTGCTGAAGCGCCGCGTGCTGCAGGAGGCGCTGGACAAGTTCGCGGGCCCCGGCATCGAGGCGCCCGAGGTGAAGGCCGTGGACGGCGGCGACGGCACCGGATGGCGCACGCGCGTCTCGCTGCACGTCGACGCCGACGGACATGTCGGACCGTTCGCAGCCCGGAGCCACCGCGTGATCGACGTGGCCACGATGCCGCTGGCGCGCGCCGCCGTCGCCGAGGCGGCCTTCGCACTGCGTGCGCAGAAGCCCGGCCGGGTGGATCTCGTCGAACCCGCAGACGGACGGGTGCGGGTGCTGCCCCGGCCCGAGGGTGCACGCCGCGGCAGGCAGGAGACGATCTTCGAGGTCGCCGGCGGCCGGCGGTTCGCCGTGGATGCGAACGGGTTCTGGCAGGTGCATCCGCACGCCGCCGAGACGCTGCAGAACGCAGTGGCCGACGTGGTCGCCGGCCGGATCGATCCGGATGCCACGCACTTCGACCTGTACGGCGGCGTCGGATTGTTCGCGGCCACGCTGGGCCAGTACGGCGCCGGCGACATCGTCACCGTCGAATCCGACCGCCGCGCCACGGAGCACGCCAGCGCGAACCTGCAGGAGTTCGACGCGCACCCCGTGACCGCGCGGGTGGACCGCTTCCTCGCGGGCCTGCCGGACACCACGCGGGCCGGCGCGATCGTGCTGGACCCGCCGCGCGCCGGCGCGGGGCGCGAGGTGGTCGAGTCGATCCACGCGCTGAACCCGGAGGCCGTCGTCTACGTGGCCTGCGATCCGGTCGCCCTCGCGCGGGATCTGGGCACGTTCCGCGGGCTGGGGTGGAAGGCCGAATCGGTGAGCGCGTTCGACCTGTTCCCGCACTCGCACCATTTCGAGGCCGTCGCCCTGCTGACCCGCTGA
- a CDS encoding nucleoside triphosphate pyrophosphatase, producing MRVCLASTSPARLMLLRQAGIEPLILSPGVDEDAVGATAEAERGAPLTPEELVLLLARAKAADVVGRLAAQHPDFDGIVIGGDSMFAMDGRVYGKPYTAEAARERWERMRGATGVLHSGHSVFRVRPDAAPVEAARVAEASVTFASDVTDAEIDAYVASGEPLLVAGAFTVDSLGGAFITRVEGDPSTVVGMSLSTLRSLAIELGVTWTELWTSH from the coding sequence ATGCGCGTCTGCCTGGCATCCACGTCCCCCGCCCGTCTCATGCTGCTGCGGCAGGCCGGAATCGAGCCGCTGATCCTCTCCCCCGGGGTGGACGAGGATGCCGTGGGTGCCACCGCCGAGGCCGAGCGCGGTGCTCCGCTGACGCCCGAGGAGCTCGTGCTCCTGCTGGCCAGGGCGAAGGCCGCGGATGTCGTCGGGCGGCTGGCCGCTCAGCATCCGGACTTCGACGGCATCGTCATCGGCGGCGACTCGATGTTCGCCATGGACGGCCGCGTGTACGGCAAGCCGTACACCGCCGAGGCCGCGCGGGAGCGCTGGGAGAGGATGCGGGGCGCGACCGGCGTGCTGCACTCCGGGCACAGCGTGTTCCGGGTGCGCCCGGACGCGGCGCCCGTCGAGGCTGCCCGCGTCGCCGAGGCGAGCGTCACGTTCGCGTCGGACGTGACGGATGCCGAGATCGACGCCTACGTGGCCAGCGGCGAACCGCTGCTCGTCGCAGGTGCCTTCACCGTCGACAGCCTGGGCGGCGCGTTCATCACCCGCGTCGAGGGCGACCCGTCCACGGTGGTCGGCATGTCGCTGTCCACGCTGCGCTCACTGGCCATCGAGCTCGGCGTGACCTGGACGGAGCTGTGGACGTCACACTGA
- a CDS encoding purine-nucleoside phosphorylase produces the protein MQDTLTHPLDDPNSNPFEVAAQAAADIARLTGVDHHDIALTLGSGWGKAAELIGETVATIPATEVTGFSKPALEGHVGTLRSIRTADGRNVLVIGARTHYYEGHGVRRVVHSVRTAAATGVKTMVLTNGAGGIRETWKPGQPVLISDHINLTADSPLEGATFIDLTDLYSQRLRDIARTVDASLDEGIYTQFRGPHYETPAEVQMAKAIGGHIVGMSTALEAIAAREAGMEILGFSLITNLAAGIQKTPLSHTEVIEAGREAEPVISALLARVIEAL, from the coding sequence ATGCAAGACACTCTCACGCACCCCCTCGACGACCCGAACTCGAACCCGTTCGAGGTCGCCGCCCAGGCCGCCGCCGACATCGCGCGCCTCACCGGGGTAGACCACCACGACATCGCCCTCACCCTGGGATCGGGCTGGGGCAAAGCCGCCGAGCTCATCGGCGAGACCGTCGCCACGATCCCGGCCACCGAGGTGACCGGATTCTCCAAGCCGGCGCTGGAGGGACACGTCGGCACGCTGCGCAGCATCCGCACCGCCGACGGCCGCAATGTGCTCGTGATCGGCGCCCGCACGCACTACTACGAGGGTCACGGCGTTCGCCGTGTGGTGCACAGCGTGCGCACCGCGGCCGCCACCGGGGTGAAGACCATGGTGCTCACCAACGGCGCCGGCGGCATCCGTGAGACCTGGAAGCCGGGACAGCCCGTCCTGATCAGCGACCACATCAACCTGACGGCCGACTCGCCCCTGGAGGGCGCGACCTTCATCGACCTGACCGACCTGTACTCGCAGCGCCTGCGCGACATCGCCCGCACGGTCGATGCGAGCCTGGACGAGGGCATCTACACGCAGTTCCGCGGTCCGCACTACGAGACGCCGGCCGAGGTGCAGATGGCCAAGGCCATCGGCGGACACATCGTCGGCATGTCCACCGCGCTCGAGGCCATCGCCGCGCGTGAAGCCGGCATGGAGATCCTCGGTTTCTCGCTCATCACGAACCTGGCCGCCGGCATCCAGAAGACTCCGCTCAGCCACACCGAGGTCATCGAGGCCGGCCGCGAGGCCGAGCCCGTGATCTCGGCACTGCTGGCGCGCGTGATCGAGGCGCTGTGA
- a CDS encoding HPr family phosphocarrier protein, translated as MSTLRRRVVVGVDDGAHARPVAELARLVQAHDSRVVLSTGSGESADLSSVLAVMDLAIATGDEVTLEVADSPAAHALLDALEAVLSPS; from the coding sequence ATGAGCACTCTGCGCAGGCGGGTCGTAGTCGGCGTGGACGATGGGGCGCACGCGCGCCCGGTCGCGGAGCTCGCCCGCCTCGTGCAGGCCCACGACTCCCGTGTCGTGCTGTCGACCGGCTCCGGGGAGAGCGCCGACCTCTCCAGCGTGCTCGCCGTGATGGATCTCGCGATCGCCACCGGAGACGAGGTGACCCTCGAGGTCGCCGACTCCCCGGCGGCGCACGCGCTGCTGGACGCGCTGGAGGCCGTGCTCAGCCCGTCCTGA
- a CDS encoding PTS sugar transporter subunit IIB — MRILVVCGAGASSTFVAQRLAKAAMSAGLAWSTESGTEHTALAAAGIDLVLVGPHIADRADAIRTALDGRADVVTLPGDAFTDFDGSRTLRLVRDAMAAPHDRKETP, encoded by the coding sequence ATGCGGATTCTCGTGGTGTGCGGCGCCGGTGCGTCGAGCACGTTCGTCGCTCAGCGGCTCGCGAAAGCCGCCATGAGCGCGGGACTCGCGTGGTCGACCGAATCCGGCACCGAGCACACGGCGCTCGCCGCCGCAGGCATCGACCTGGTGCTCGTGGGCCCGCACATCGCCGATCGCGCGGATGCCATCCGCACTGCGCTCGACGGGCGCGCCGATGTCGTCACCCTCCCCGGCGACGCCTTCACCGACTTCGACGGCAGCCGCACGCTGCGTCTCGTCCGCGACGCGATGGCCGCGCCGCACGACCGGAAGGAAACACCATGA
- a CDS encoding phospho-sugar mutase, with protein MTASTDERLDQARAWLRQDPDAETRDELAGIITRAANGEAAAIADLDDRFGSRLAFGTAGLRGAIAAGSNRMNRVLVAQAAGGFAGYLLARTPRPTVVIGYDGRRNSRRFALDSAELFAGAGLRAVLLPRLLPTPVLAFAVRHFGADAGVMVTASHNPPDDNGYKVYLGGDDDGSQIVSPADAEIAAHIQRVADAGDVRMLPRSDAYETAGEEVVEAYIAATAAVAPAPFGVQEMRWVYTAMHGVGWETFSRVVKAAGYPAPRIVDEQRDPDPTFRTVSFPNPEEPGAMDLAFARARTADAEFIIANDPDADRLAVAIPDADVEGGWRRLTGNEVGLLLGWRAAREARNGEAKNGQTPGPGASLACSLVSSPGLGAIAAAYGLGFHETLTGFKWISRAPGMVYGFEEALGYLVNPGTVRDKDGISAAVAMLGLAAEARVRETTIAGLLEELGAEIGHFASGQVSIRVEDVSIISNTMTSLRGQHPSSFGSRRVESVDDLSRGESGMPVGDVLRYRLTDGSRVVVRPSGTEPKLKVYIDARADSAADAAAAVAELEHAVRELLAERE; from the coding sequence ATGACCGCCTCGACCGACGAACGGCTGGACCAGGCCCGCGCCTGGCTGCGTCAGGACCCGGATGCCGAGACCCGCGACGAGCTCGCCGGAATCATCACCCGCGCCGCGAACGGTGAGGCGGCGGCGATCGCCGATCTCGACGACCGCTTCGGATCTCGACTGGCCTTCGGCACCGCCGGCCTGCGCGGGGCGATCGCCGCCGGCAGCAACCGGATGAACCGGGTGCTGGTCGCCCAGGCCGCCGGGGGTTTCGCCGGCTACCTGCTGGCCCGCACACCCCGTCCCACGGTCGTGATCGGCTATGACGGGCGCCGCAACTCCCGCCGGTTCGCCCTCGATTCGGCCGAGCTGTTCGCCGGAGCCGGTCTTCGCGCGGTCCTGCTGCCGCGGCTGCTGCCGACGCCGGTGCTCGCCTTCGCGGTGCGGCACTTCGGTGCGGATGCAGGGGTGATGGTCACCGCCAGTCACAACCCGCCCGACGACAACGGCTACAAGGTGTACCTGGGCGGCGACGACGACGGCTCGCAGATCGTCTCACCGGCGGACGCCGAGATCGCGGCGCACATCCAGCGGGTGGCGGATGCCGGCGACGTCAGGATGCTCCCCCGCTCGGACGCGTACGAGACGGCCGGCGAGGAGGTCGTGGAGGCCTACATCGCCGCGACCGCCGCCGTCGCCCCCGCACCGTTCGGCGTGCAGGAGATGCGCTGGGTGTACACCGCGATGCACGGCGTGGGCTGGGAGACGTTCTCCCGCGTCGTCAAGGCCGCCGGCTACCCGGCGCCGCGCATCGTCGACGAGCAGCGCGATCCCGACCCGACGTTCCGGACGGTCTCGTTCCCGAACCCCGAGGAGCCCGGGGCGATGGATCTCGCGTTCGCCCGCGCCCGCACGGCGGATGCCGAGTTCATCATCGCCAACGACCCCGACGCCGACCGCCTCGCCGTGGCGATCCCCGACGCGGACGTCGAGGGCGGCTGGCGCCGTCTGACCGGCAACGAGGTCGGCCTGCTGCTGGGCTGGCGCGCCGCGCGCGAGGCCCGGAACGGCGAGGCCAAGAACGGCCAGACACCGGGGCCGGGCGCTTCGCTGGCCTGCTCGCTGGTCTCCTCCCCCGGTCTCGGCGCGATCGCCGCCGCGTACGGGTTGGGGTTCCACGAGACCCTCACCGGCTTCAAGTGGATCTCGCGTGCACCGGGCATGGTCTACGGCTTCGAGGAGGCGCTCGGCTATCTCGTCAATCCCGGCACCGTCCGCGACAAGGACGGCATCTCGGCGGCCGTCGCCATGCTGGGCCTGGCCGCCGAGGCCCGCGTACGGGAGACCACCATCGCCGGGCTCCTGGAGGAACTCGGTGCCGAGATCGGGCACTTCGCCAGCGGTCAGGTGTCGATCCGCGTCGAGGACGTGTCGATCATCTCGAACACGATGACCTCGCTGCGCGGTCAGCATCCGTCCTCCTTCGGCAGCCGCCGCGTCGAGAGCGTCGACGATCTCTCGCGCGGCGAGTCGGGGATGCCGGTGGGCGACGTGCTGCGCTACCGCCTCACGGACGGCTCGCGGGTGGTGGTGCGCCCCAGCGGCACCGAACCCAAGCTGAAGGTGTACATCGACGCACGCGCGGACTCCGCAGCCGACGCCGCGGCAGCGGTCGCCGAACTGGAGCACGCCGTGCGGGAGCTGCTCGCGGAGCGGGAATGA